In Helianthus annuus cultivar XRQ/B chromosome 8, HanXRQr2.0-SUNRISE, whole genome shotgun sequence, a single genomic region encodes these proteins:
- the LOC110899706 gene encoding probable disease resistance protein RF45 produces MAVEAIVSVVLHNLTNLRIEESNIFKKVRDEVERVVMELREMQSILNEVEHQEQGDKVLTEWILKFLDIVYRVKDDIESFSLTETRLKNMGLVKKRISVTANKFKLCREVPDEMVDSMNVRRLKSKMNGISKEIQEWKEGKPSLALAPVQGSYAMNRDEQPWQESDGYYAPKKEETIFKKDVEKLVKQLTSNSKPLQIILVFGEVGTGKTAHVKTIYNKLEVKNKFPCHAFVILTTKCSIRYLMITILQQVTSLKAKDKLKDEDLMVKLNEFLKGQKYLIVVIDVKSSGLLKQLKDVLPDTNNGSRVVITTPDEEVASFPDATTHYHFKPLDMEDGLKFFIKKVWGVKGIPFAGDVIEDLKNKIAERCKGTPLRIIMLAGLLSTRKMMYEDWLSVFEQHDFAAKSPSFDILAFCYNDLTPHVKLCFLYLGLFRKGFEIPVRRLFRLWLAEGYVKPSEGVILEDIVEGYLEELVKRNMVEITKRRSDGTPKRCRMIGVLYDIFMPKGVEIGLFHLHQTSDENPNATTEPRFGVRRVVEYTNIKDYPSTKPFNQNLRSYISFNGRKKDTPAEEVGTFLERIIGVRGFGLLRVLDLEGVYRPQLPENLGSLYHLRYLGLRWTFLDTLPSSLGDLLYLETLDIKHTHITALPSSIWNMKHLRHLCLNGVRLDIPVQSTRHRAPSQLQTLWGLFVDEKIARKIGLTLSRMTNLRKLDLTRQSSSTVKTTTITTATTTTTTTTCHSSSYEEIGLWISSLSSLPSLRLRSKDKMGRPSELIVKPFSSLVNLSQLYLLGSLHKSIDWYQMPPALKVLTLSVSHLEKDPMPTLSQLPSLIVLRLLAASYVGEEMCCPENGFPALQVLKLWKLERLKIWTAHGGTMPNLHTLDIRCCRELEEIPVTLLQIQSFENLILTNMPKQFVSGTRKKKKKHTKIVENE; encoded by the coding sequence ATGGCTGTTGAGGCCATTGTCTCTGTGGTACTACACAACCTAACAAACTTACGGATCGAAGAATCAAATATATTTAAAAAGGTTAGAGATGAAGTAGAAAGGGTTGTCATGGAGCTTAGGGAGATGCAAAGCATTTTAAATGAGGTAGAACATCAAGAACAAGGTGACAAGGTGCTTACAGAATGGATACTAAAGTTTCTAGACATAGTCTACCGCGTGAAGGATGACATAGAATCTTTTTCCCTCACAGAAACACGCTTGAAAAATATGGGTTTGGTCAAGAAGCGGATATCCGTCACTGCGAACAAGTTCAAACTTTGCAGAGAAGTACCAGATGAGATGGTTGATTCTATGAACGTTCGCAGACTCAAATCCAAGATGAATGGAATCAGCAAAGAAATTCAAGAATGGAAAGAAGGAAAACCTTCATTGGCTCTGGCACCTGTTCAAGGTTCTTATGCGATGAATCGCGATGAACAGCCATGGCAAGAGAGCGATGGTTATTATGCACCAAAGAAGGAAGAAACCATCTTCAAGAAAGATGTTGAAAAGTTGGTGAAGCAGTTAACCAGCAATAGCAAACCACTTCAAATTATTTTGGTATTTGGAGAGGTTGGAACAGGGAAAACAGCTCATGTGAAGACGATATACAACAAGTTAGAGGTCAAGAACAAGTTTCCATGTCACGCTTTCGTAATCCTCACCACAAAGTGCTCGATTAGATATCTCATGATCACTATACTGCAACAAGTGACCAGCTTGAAGGCGAAAGATAAACTCAAAGATGAGGACTTGATGGTAAAGCTGAATGAGTTCTTGAAGGGTCAAAAGTACTTGATAGTAGTGATTGATGTAAAAAGTTCTGGTCTCTTGAAACAACTAAAAGACGTGTTGCCAGATACAAACAATGGAAGTAGGGTTGTGATCACCACCCCTGATGAAGAAGTTGCTTCATTTCCAGATGCAACAACCCATTATCATTTCAAACCACTAGACATGGAAGATGGGTTAAAGTTTTTCATCAAGAAAGTATGGGGTGTAAAAGGAATCCCATTCGCAGGTGATGTCATAGAGGATCTAAAGAACAAAATAGCCGAAAGATGCAAAGGGACCCCTCTAAGGATAATAATGCTTGCTGGATTGCTATCAACTAGAAAAATGATGTATGAAGATTGGTTGAGTGTTTTTGAGCAACATGATTTTGCAGCGAAATCACCTTCGTTTGACATTTTAGCTTTCTGCTACAATGATCTTACGCCTCACGTTAAGCTATGTTTTCTTTATTTGGGACTTTTTCGAAAAGGATTTGAAATACCTGTGAGAAGGTTGTTTCGGTTGTGGCTTGCCGAGGGTTATGTAAAGCCATCAGAAGGGGTTATTCTGGAGGACATTGTAGAAGGATATCTTGAAGAGCTTGTGAAGAGAAACATGGTGGAAATAACAAAAAGACGATCTGATGGGACTCCCAAAAGATGCAGAATGATTGGAGTTCTATATGACATCTTCATGCCGAAAGGTGTAGAAATAGGCCTCTTCCACCTCCACCAAACGTCGGACGAAAATCCAAATGCAACAACAGAACCTCGATTTGGAGTTCGCCGGGTGGTTGAATACACCAATATCAAAGACTACCCATCTACCAAACCTTTCAACCAGAATCTACGGTCCTACATATCCTTCAATGGAAGAAAGAAAGATACGCCTGCAGAAGAAGTAGGAACATTTTTAGAAAGAATCATTGGAGTAAGAGGTTTTGGATTGCTCAGGGTGCTTGATTTAGAGGGTGTTTATCGACCACAGCTACCGGAGAATCTGGGGAGCTTATATCACTTGAGGTATTTAGGATTGCGATGGACTTTCTTAGACACTCTTCCGTCTTCACTTGGTGATTTGCTCTACCTTGAAACACTTGACATCAAGCACACACATATCACAGCGCTCCCAAGTTCTATATGGAATATGAAGCATCTCCGACATCTTTGTCTGAACGGAGTTCGTCTAGATATACCTGTGCAGTCAACCAGACATAGAGCTCCGAGCCAGCTCCAAACTCTATGGGGTTTGTTCGTAGACGAGAAGATCGCAAGAAAGATTGGTTTAACTTTGAGCAGAATGACCAACCTACGAAAACTTGATCTGACAAGGCAGTCATCCTCAACGGTAAAAACAACGACCATCACAACGGCAACAACGACCACCACTACGACAACATGCCATTCATCCTCCTATGAAGAAATCGGTTTGTGGATTTCATCACTGTCTAGCCTTCCGTCTCTAAGATTGAGGTCCAAGGACAAAATGGGCCGGCCTTCAGAGCTCATCGTTAAACCTTTCTCGAGTCTTGTAAATCTCTCTCAACTGTACTTATTAGGAAGTTTACACAAATCTATTGATTGGTACCAGATGCCACCTGCACTCAAAGTTCTTACTTTATCAGTCTCGCATCTAGAAAAAGATCCCATGCCGACACTATCTCAGCTGCCGAGCTTGATTGTCCTGAGGCTTTTAGCTGCATCTTATGTGGGAGAAGAAATGTGTTGTCCGGAAAACGGATTCCCTGCGCTCCAAGTTCTGAAGCTTTGGAAGCTGGAAAGGTTAAAAATTTGGACCGCACATGGTGGAACAATGCCGAATCTACATACCTTAGACATTAGGTGTTGTAGAGAGCTAGAGGAGATTCCTGTAACCTTGCTGCAGATACAGAGTTTTGAGAATTTGATCTTGACAAATATGCCAAAGCAGTTTGTTTCTGGTActcgaaagaaaaagaagaaacacACCAAGATTGTGGAAAATGAATAG
- the LOC110901934 gene encoding uncharacterized mitochondrial protein AtMg00240-like, whose protein sequence is MDTNAKMYEKEGQELENPTEYRQIIGSLIYLTLTRPDIAFAVGVLSRFMQKPRRPHLFAARRVLRYVKNSIGLGIEFKRESSIELNGFYDADYAGDPNIKDRQLVTYSSLEVVWYHGVVNVKPRCPYQPLKQNIGHPRWQPKR, encoded by the coding sequence ATGGATACGAATGCAAAGATGTACGAGAAGGAAGGGCAAGAACTTGAAAATCCAACAGAGTATCGGCAAATCATCGGAAGTCTCATATATTTGACGTTGACACGACCCGACATCGCATTTGCGGTTGGAGTCTTGAGTCGGTTCATGCAAAAACCACGCCGACCTCACTTGTTTGCTGCTCGAAGAGTTTTGAGATATGTGAAGAATTCGATCGGTTTAGGAATAGAGTTCAAGAGGGAGTCGAGTATAGAGTTAAATGGATTTTACGATGCGGACTATGCAGGAGATCCGAATATCAAAGATCGACAACTGGTTACGTATTCTTCATTGGAAGTAGTATGGTATCATGGTGTAGTAAACGTCAAGCCACGGTGTCCCTATCAACCACTGAAGCAGAATATCGGGCATCCGCGATGGCAGCCCAAGAGGTGA